Part of the Candidatus Niyogibacteria bacterium genome, TTTTATCTTTCTGGATTTCCGCGTCTGAAAATTTCCTGCCAATCAGCCGTTTTACGGAAAAAATCGTGTTTTGAGGATTAGTCACCGCCTGGCGCTTAGCCAAAAGCCCGGTCAGCCGATCACCTGATTTAGAAAGCGCGATTATGGAAGGCGTGGTACGGCCTCCTTCGCTGTTTTCTAAAATTTTCGGCTCCCCGGCCTCCACGACCGCCATCGCCGAATTAGTTGTTCCGAGATCAATACCTAGTATTTTTGGCATATTATATTAATTATTAATTATTAATTTCTCATATATTCCAACTTTAACTTTTGCCGGCCTTAATATCTTATCATACATCTTATATCCTCTCTGAACTTCCTCCAACACTAAATTGTCTTTATCGGGATCCGATATATTTATCTTTTCAATCGCTTCCTGCGCCGAAGGATTAAATTTTTTTCCCAAAGAATTTTCCAAAGGAGTAATTCCCGATTCTTCCAAAATTTTCATCAGCCTGGTTCTGGTATTTTCCATTCCGGCCAGC contains:
- the grpE gene encoding nucleotide exchange factor GrpE, with translation MKKIREKLKECRKLKDEYLAGWQRARADFINARKGEEKEREEFIRFAQKNIMEKLLALADNFDLAFANRDILPKDGGNWLAGMENTRTRLMKILEESGITPLENSLGKKFNPSAQEAIEKINISDPDKDNLVLEEVQRGYKMYDKILRPAKVKVGIYEKLIINN